The nucleotide window acagcaaaaagacgggaaaaatggacgaaaaagttacatctttgatgggtttcggctgtaaatgttcttattgggcccccaagcatttaactgtgttcagtttcaaaaattttgatcgcacagtggtccaaagtggggagaaatcgtcgacaaatcatgattctttgtcaaattcttaaaaatggaaataaaattgtcggtctgctgcagtttgtatggctaacaatgttcttatcggtcctcaattccatgaaaatatgttcagcttcacaaatttacatcgcacagtggtcaaaaatgagggaattagtggacaaattaagatcctctgtgaaactttttaaaaatgaagtgaaactgttggtccccagtagagtttagatcccggaaaaattctttaaattattttttggactgttttaatcattttttaattttatctctccatttttccctttttttttaaatttttgaaagtttgcatattttattgagataatgctacaaagtatATTttataacaacgttctatagacaatacggtctgacatgcaataataattaagaaaattaaatacatgaatttttccgggatctaaactctactggggaccaacagtttcacttcatttttaaaaagtttcacagaggatcttaatttgtccactaattccctcatttttgaccactgtgcgatgtaaatttgtgaagctgaacacaatttcatgcattgaggaccgataagaacattgttagccatacAAACTGCAGCAGAcggacaattttatttccatttttaaaaatttgacaaagaatcatgatttgtcgacgatttctccccactttggaccactgagcgatcaaaatttttgaaactgagcacagttaaatgcttgggggccaaATAAGAACATtcacagccgaaacccatcaaaggtgtaactttttcgtccatttttcccgtctttttgctgtagaaatgctgtccagaatgatggcgatttggcaactttgccccctcatttctcaaaaaccgtgcttatactcaagctaaaattttaaccagagttttagggtatcataaggtatcgtttgggcccggtttcagaaaaatcccttctggcccaaattgtgccaaaaaacggtcgtttttggcgtcgctctttaatttaatttcttagAAGGATGTTATgctgttaaatttttaattttaacaaatgatttttttttctgtgaaaaactcAGATTCCTTGGTGTCAGCTCCAAAGTTTACAACCGTCCTATCACTGGCCAGTACGAAGTTGCTGGATTCGACTCAGGAGTTAAAAAGAGCATGATCTCATGGAAAGCAATGGAAGGAGTCTTTGTTCATCCAAATGAAGAGTTCAAAGCGCAATTCAATACATATTCACATCCTGTTCACACAGAACTGTAACTGTACATtcattccattttattttaaggtacttttaattgaaacctagtctttagtttgtaaaatctgattttttattgtttatatGCAATTTGGGTACTGTTTCCTGATAAAGTTTAAGAACATAAAATTGTCCTCCAAGActgttgttttctttttatcttgTCAAATGACCATCTTTGAACCTCAATGAAAATTGATAGGCCTTTTTTCTTACTCTCAGTACCTATACGCCGTCTCTTGCATGGGAAAGTATCCTGATTTGCGCTGTTTTAGTATGTTTTGCAGATATTCTATTTTATTAAAATGAGAATCTTCTTAGGGATTAGATTGAAATTTCCAGTGATTATTCTttgatttgaaaatgaaaaaaaagtaactcttgagtagtttgaatttttttttttttttttttttcttgcagtgTTATAGTTGTAATTTGTTCAACTAAATTTGACAATGAGCAGTTGACTTTTTATTTTAGCCAATTCTTCAAGGATCCCCAATTTTTACCTTCACTTTAGGAGAATTTTAATTATTAGAGACGCTTTTCCTGATAAAATGGGCTAAGTGAGGAAGGGGTAAAATCTTACGGATAGATGCAAAGATAAACGACGAAAATGTAGATTTGCTGCTTtttatttacaagaaaaaacattttcccgacagctttaaaaatatgaacaatTATGTACTACAGTAAAATTGTGCTATCGAAAAAGACCAAAGTAACGTATATTCTAAAAACTATTTGAAGACAGGGGACAAGAATTGACAGACTCCGAAGGGTGCCAAGTTAGATGACGTTATACACAAACGGACAATGTCAGTGAGAATTTATCACACTACATCAACCACAATGGATAGGAAAACAGTGTCTAATGAACTGCAGGTAGAACTAGAGATAATTAGTATTTAACACTTGCATTGCGATAATACAATTTTTCCATCATGCGACGATCTTTGATTCTAGCTGTTGAAGTAATTTAATTGTGCTAAAACTGAATATTCCACATACTTAATTGGAAATTGATTTTGTTTGGATTAAATTCAGCATTTGATTTTGCACTTACTTCTATCAAATGATTTAACACTGATATAGAAATACTGGTCATGAACTACTTAACTAAGTCATGATAATGGGGAGATGACAGGAACTAAGAGTACACAGTTAATCTGAAAACTTATCTAATTCAAGTTCCAGATGTTTGTCTTTATGTAATGTTACGCATGTTACACTTTGCCTGgatatttgtaaaaaattaatagtACATATTGAGAGCATTTTATATCAATGTGCGGGGTAAACATGTAAACAACGGGAGGCGCAAAGATAAAGATAACCAGCAAATGAGGGAAATGCAGGCGGAACATTTTTACAATTAGATCACTGGTTTTCTTGATTTCTATTCTAAACAGATGCATTTCCTAATTTTCACTGTTACTCAACATTTAACAGGCTTCATTCTAGTAACACAGAGATTGCTAAAACATTCAGAATGTTGTTCATGgaggaaaatgctgaaaataccTTGCAGCGAACTTCATTTGAACTTACATAGATGGTTTAGCCGACACCATCTCTTAGTTACGCTTGAAAGAAGTAAACCAagatacattaatttttttaggattcAATGATAGTCCATTTTGCTACTTTGCAGTGATGCAAAGACACTTGATTCGTGCCATTGATAAAGAGCCAGACTTTCTAATGTTATGGTGGCTTAATGAAAGATGGATAGGGTGCTGACAAAAAATATGACAGATTGAATAAACGAAGTGACCGCTAACAATTATGCCGCAGGTCAAGGAAGGAGAATCGTTTACAATACGCGGAATTCTTACATAGGAGCGGTAAAAAACAACAGattgtaaaaaataatcataataaaaacaatgtaaaatcTATACATTCATATAAAAAGCAATAGGAAACAACGAAGAATACACGTTACTGTCAAAAATATATCAATACCAAAAGAGCCCAAGAAGTTTCTCTAAATACTTGCGGCTTACAAATATTCATCTAAGTAATCAATGGATTACCTCTTCGATTTGGAATCACAGACATTACATTTATTACAAGGGACTAATCAATGCGTCAAGATGATTTTTCATACATCATTTACAATTGCTCAATAACAAtgtacaaaacaaaaaaaaatcaaccaaattttcagaaactcgcTGATTAGTCTACTTAATTCTAAGATTTTATTGCATGAATTAAAATGAAGAGATTCCCAGTTAAATCTGGACTCTCTTTTTCCACAGCtcaaattcttctttttctcttctataACTTAGGCGAAATTCTTAACTTATAGACCTCACATTTAACCGGTTGCTTAGTAATAAGAGACAACATTCCCTTAAATAGAGCAGTGTTCTGCCTTTCCCAAGCTCcatgcgcctaaaaattgggagTCTGGGTAatcgtggcgcctaaaaaagtgGACACACCTTATCAATTTTTCAGCccagcagaaaatttcatgcgAATGCGTGAAGTTAAAATAAAAGTTAATTACGCTCCTAGGATTGGGGTTTCCCCCAAAGAGGGCTCCAGAATTTTAGgaggaaggcagaacactgaaaTAGAGGTAGCTTACTTACTACAAGAAATTCTCATAATTGTTTCTTCAACATTTATATTCATattaaaagtttcaataaataaagCCAAAAAATGCAGATGTCAATTGTAAAAGGACAAAAGAGAAGCAGATATTGCTCGTCAAAGCAAAGATAACACCTTCAGCTTGCAGAGCTGGCGTTCTAGAGAAAAAATGAGCAGCTTGGATAAGACATTACTACATGGATGGaggaaacaaacaaacaaggaATTAGATTTCAATTGTCAAATAAATGCCCAGAATACACGGGTAAGGTTATCACGTTTTCCAATTGTTCAAATGGGATTGCCCATGGGATCGCGAAGAACTCGGGTTAGGAATAAGATCTAGTAAATACTGCCGCTGCAGGTCTGCTGCTTGCCTATGAAGCTCAGCCAGATTCGCAGGGGACAACGCTGCAATGGATCCCTTTCCACTAGCCTGTGCCATCGCAAGTTGGTACGGGTACAACAGGTGGGAGAATGGCAACATGTGAGCAGGGAGCGGAGCCTGGTGCGGAGGTAATCCGCGAAGCAGTTGCTGATGCAGGGCAGCAGCGGCATGATGCGgattgaatttatttgtttcagCAGCCAGTTTGGCCAGGGGATGTTCACGAGGAGAGGGAGACGGGACAGGGGATGGCGTGGGTGGGGTAGGGTTCCGCCTTTGTGGTGGtggtggagggggagggtggtGTTCGCGATTATGGTTGTGGTTGTGGCTATGATTGTGGCTATGATTGTGGTTGTGGTTATGATTATGATTGGGGGTTGATGCTTTGGGCGTGGGAGTTGGTGCAGGAGCAGGAACGGATGGAGGCGGATCAGGAGGTTGCGGAGAGCTTTGAGCGAGCCGTTGCTCGATCTCCTGCTCCTGTTGCAACGCCTTGACGAAAGCTGTTTTCAAGCGATTCGTGTGTTCAGCTTTCAAAGCTTTCTTGACATTGGTAGTCACGCACTGCTCACAAATGACTTTAGGATCTTTGCCTGcaagagagaagagagaaaattgtAATATACTGAAATTCAAGTTTTAGTACATGGTTTCTATCCTCAGTacaaaccggaaaatgtcaggaaatttgatgtcttcgaaaaagtaataaaatttgTCATGGATCAGGCAATCCTGAGTGCCTTAAGGATTTGACTGAATTCTTTAAATATGTTGGTTTAGAAATTAAACCAGTGCAAATTTATTcacgcaaaaaatcaggaaaatttaaaaatcctgaattaattgaaaatatcaggaaaatccagaAGTAAATTTTAGAAGACACCCTGTTATAGAGGGGCAGCTACAAAACAAATGAAAGCTATTAAGTGGCTGTGTGAAAGACCAATCTTCTCACAAACCTTTCAGTTTGACAGAAATTATATCATCTTAACACCAACTCAATAGGTGATATTGATGGTTTATTTGACGGATGTCGTAATTAATAAGAAGGATGTTAGAAGAAACATTAATATCGCATCAAACTTTTTCATCTTCAAGTCAGTGCTCTTGGAAAAGAACGCAATGAAAGTTTTACCAGATCTTGCTTTCCTCGCGGCTGACctcatttgagaaaaaaagatgagatgaaaaattgatataattaccttttacagtacttttctcCCACTTCCAAACAGGAGTAAAACTAGTTGAACACTGAGAGCACCGGAAAGGTTCTGGAGGCGTGGGAGGGGTCTTCTCGTGACTTTTGGTTATGTAATCTACTATATATTCCAAACCCAATAGATAGATGAATTCCGTATTGGAGGGATTTGGGATGAAGTGCATTTCCGGTGGAGGAGGTTTCGGTGGAGGAATCTGAAACAGAGAAGATCATATCATTCAGAAGGAGGAAAGTCATAATAACCTGAGTTTTTATccgactgatttagtggctccATCATACTTTAATTGTGAACAAACACACGACTTTGTCTTTGACTCGCGTCCTTTGTGTGATGGTGGTAAAATGTGCCCAAGCGTTTCTTACATTAGAAATTTCTCGTGTTAAATGAGTCCTTGATTTATGACCTGTCAATGACTGACTCACGAAGAATAATTATGTGCATGAAGGTTATGTAAGGTTATATTATTTGTTTTGGTTTGGACCAAGAGTTTGATCTTGTATCGAATGACATAGCCATTAAATCAGTCTACTATAAATATGCATTCAAATATAATCTAATTTGAAGGCAAATGTAATGAAGATCGGGAGATATGACCATTGACTAGTCTATGATAGAGCTTGAAATTGCCCCACGCAGTATTCCGTTTTACATATCTGCATACAGCAACAGCGCTGTCGTTTGCAAACATGAAGTTAACAGGGGTCAACTTATCTAATGAAAGTTCTAATAACTTCTCAGACAGTTCTAGTCTTACTTCAGAATTaagatattatttaaaaaaattataccaaattcattttcatgaaaaaagcaATGAGGCTAAAGGATGTCTAAAATCTAAGTGAGAAgcaattccctaactttttcaagtttcccctAATCAGGATGATCGAAATTTCCATACTTCGCACATCAACAATTTTCATGCATGAAGCTGAAGATGGACATTGATTTCACTGTAAATGACGGAAAAACGTGAACCTTTTTTTCAGGTATTAACCATTCTATTCAATTAACTAAAATGGCAATgctttattgaaacttatttctCTTGATGTTAAAATAGTTTACCTGGAGGAGAGTTTTCTCCAACTGCTTTCTTAAAGCTAGTTTGGCAGCTGCCTGTCTTTGAGCAGGAGTCTGCGTATCTTCAACACGAGGACGTTCCTGAAACAAACATCGTGATTTCTTCAATTGgtgatttcaaattttaaaaaggaaacttAGCTCTAGGTAACATGGCGGCTATCGCTCATGATCCATAGACACTTTACAACTTAAAATCTTTCAGATTAAACATATTAAAGACTTTGAATACAGGGAAGAGACAATTTAGAAGGGATCTCATTCCGTCAGTTGAGGGACTAGAAATATTCCCTGATGGTCTGAGCTTCCTTCATTTGCATCAATAAAGCACAAATCAGCTCCACTGTTTGTACTGACAAAGAAATATTGAAGTTGTAAATGACCAAAAATACCTGTTGTTCCTGGACATGCGGTAAACTGGGACCCACAGTggccattttattttccaaagttGGGGCAAGCTTgtaaaaggagaaagaaaacagATGATGATTGGCGTTTCAGagcatttaaatttcaaagcttTGCTGACGCCAAAGACAACCAATTCCAAGTAACACAGTCAAACACTACGTTTTCAGTCTCACTAGTTGGTTAGCTTGTGCAACTGATTCATTTTATGACAGCAAAGTTCCTCAGGGAACCCATTTGAGCAAGATTTTAATACTAGGTCTTGAATACTGGATATCAGCATCAAGGACTACTACGGTGTCTGCAGATTTCAGAAAAGAAATTCTACTGACTTTAGCTGTTTTTAATCTACCAGCAGGCACAAAAAAAGTGACAGTTTAAGACGGAGACCTCATAGAAGACCTAAAGAGAAATAGACCTCTTCGTTTTCAGTTAACGTAATTGACaatggaatttttcaaaggtttgatttctttgattttaaaaacttgTAAAGTATATGTAGAGGAATCGCACGGTAAGAATTTAGTCTTCCTATAGATTTTTCTGATACTGCCTAGCTTTGTTAGATGCTCTGCTCTCATTCTGCCCACCATATTGTTGTTAGTTGCTATGTTATGCTTGTTTTCCTTCTATTTTGAAGTGCATGAAAGAGTTGAAGTCAAAATATGAGAGTCGAGAGCTAGCTGATGGTGGTAAATGActcgaattttcaaaacaaagaaaggaaagagaaaaatttagaatagaatagaatagaaaagAAGAACAGTCAAGCAGTAAAATAAATGAGATACGTACCTGTTGAGGACTAGGTCCATGATGCTGTTCTTTCAAGCGATCCCCTGGACTGCTATTGGAGAAATTCATTCCAACATTCTGAGACGGGCCACGAACATTGGCTGAAAAAgcaaacaaattattcaaatgaAAACGAATTATACAGGGTAATCATGATTTGAGACTACATATTACCAGCCACAAATAAAACACTTTTCCTCGCGGAAGTGTTAAGAGCAGTTTCAACTTTTTGGCTGAACAAGTATACAAAAGatactaaaataaaattgcttggctttgataaaatttgatttacGTTGAAAACAGACTGAACTAGATGTAGATCAAACGCAATCGGTAATTGATACATTTTGGATTGTTTCCACTCAATTTGATTGGCAGATTAGGTTGAGACTGAATCCGATTAACTTTATACATTTAATTGGGTTTGGATCAAGATATTCTATAGATCAAGTTAACTTTCATTTGAGTTAGAGACATTAAGGAGAAAATGGATTAGATCTTTGAGTCAAAAAGGTGCcttaaaaacacatttttctttttttacttctcaCTCCTGTTCATCTGATTCCTAAAACAGACGCTACTAATTGCTATCTTCATTTTGGCTCAACAAAGTACTTGTAATGTAAGAAATATTTTTGGGCCTGTCCTTCCAACATTTGACAAAAAAGGTTTGACGCCAAAAGgactattttagattttactcattttacttacctttttgaatattttggggTGTCACGTGCATGTTAGGGGGCATGCCAGGAGCAGAGCTTCGATTACTACCTAGATGAGCAGCAGGAACAATGTTTGCCTGCCCATTACGCATTGGAGGTTGCTAGAACagagagaaataaaatattattttgcgaAGATGACTCGAAAAGGGAAAACCTGTTTCAGTTTTGGCAACTTTTCACATCAGGAACAGTTATTTCAACAACACTCATTGCAATGCTTGTCATTTCGACTATCTTTAAGTTGTTTAGTTCTCACCAAAATGGTCAAGACAACGTGATGTAGAAAGAATTCTCTTTTTTGAATTGTCCAAGGATCCAAGCAGTTTCCTCTCCTAATGAACTtccattttcaagaaattcagcAGAAAGATACAGATGATTGTGCGGATAGAAAATTGACCAATATTTCAGCCCCTCTGAACCTTAGAGAGATAAGAGTTAAGAGATGAGAGATGGATTGGGTGCATTTCTAAGTTTTGTTCTATTAAGAAGGAAAAACCCGAAAAAGAATtctgtttttgcaatttcagcTTTGTTGTTCTTGgataaaagagggaaaacatCCCCATGAATGGATtacaaatttctttttgttccAAAATAAGGTATATCAAATTTGCAGGATCCTATTCAAAAATCATATTGAGCTTCAAAAATATTCCTACTAATGAATTTGAAAGCAGAACTTACCCCTCTAATGAGTGGTGGAACTGGAGTTGACGTCTTGCTCGTCTGATGGCTGGGCCGTGCCTGAGGAGGTGGCGTTGGCTGAGTGGCCGTAATCTGCAAAGAGGATGAGGCTGGCAACTTGATGTTAGGAGGTAACACAGGAGTTTGTGCATTTGTTGTTGGTGCGACAGCTATATTTTCTTTCATCTGCTGCGACTGCCTTAGTTTTTTGAGAAGGACAAGCGTCATCTCTTCATTGCGAAGTTCGTCCCGAAGTTTCCGGACGAATCGTTCTCTATCTTCTCTTTCTTTCAGTTCAGCTGGAGTCAGCTCCTAAAAAAGATGTTAATATTAGAAAGAGATATTATGATAATAGCACATACCTGCATGAACCAATCAATGTttgctttattttctttctctctcttttctttgcAATTGACGACTCAGAGTGGACTAATTGTTTTGGGAACAGTCAACTTTAAACTCTATATTTCATgttggttttgaaattttccaactaATTCGCatgttttgcatgaaatttagaaaaagagAAATCCCTGGTGGTGCTCACGTTCAAAAGGATAAAAGGAAAATGTGATTTAGAAGTGTATGAATTCAGAAACTGATATGTAAGGTCAAAGACCTCCAATGTGACCTGCAATCACACACAAGGAAGAAACTGATGAATATCTGATTACAACTGATTAATATTTGAAATGAATGTGGTGGAGCAGAACTACACATGAGGCCTGCTTACTTGGGCGCTTTTAAAGGTGTTGAAAAACAGGAGGGGAAAATTCTGTGTCCTTAATGGCATTTACATTCAGCAAACTAAAATTAAATAGAGGTAAACTAACTTTAATTGGTGGAAGGGGTGGCATTTCAGCATCACTCCCTTCAGAATCATCAACTCCATTAGCATATCCATTCACACGTGGCTCATCATCGGATACAACAACTACATCAGGAGCTTCTGCATAGCTTGGCACTTCCGTTCTTGGACGGAGACTTCGTCGGGCTGAGTGTGCTTCATTCCGAGCAGGCCAATCAACACCACCAATCGGAGGTGCTCTTCGAGTActgtggaaaaagaaaaatatacatggaGATTAAGGTGAGAAATCAAAATATCCTCAGGaatggaaaacaatttttgaattgtAGAATGATTGTGAAACCTTATTGTATTAGCTTTCTAATGATGAAAATCAGAGGCACGGTAACATCAAAAGTTAGGATTAGAACCATGTTACTCATGAAATAAGATGTAGTACTTAAATATCAAAGTTCATTCTATGTCATGCCCTTGCGGCTTTCTTTTGACTGAAAAACGGTTTATTAAGGAAATTATCATGTTGAGGACCACTATTCACTTGCGCTTTCAGTTGTATTAAAGGTGAGACAAAATTAACTACTCTACAAGGATTCACATCATTCCTAAATATTTGGGCCTATCCAATgataagtaaattttttttatggagagaaaaaatattggttCCATGATGTAGCAGGGAAGTTTCCTAGGTATTAAGAAAGTGGcaaaaagataataaaaagaGCAGGCATacagaaagtgaaaaattatagGAAACATCAAAAATTGTACGGGAAATCTAAGTTGCTTTATCCTATGATTGTTCACTCAGGCAGTGTTTGGCCTTCTTGGATGTTAGGAGTAATAAATAGCTTGTTGGGGGGGAGGAAGGAAAACATGCACGAGAGACTAAATGAAAATGCATGAAAACAAATACCTGGAAACACTCAGATCAACAACAGAGTCATCGTCCACTTCCATTTTGGATTCAGATAATCTGTGAACAGAAAGtcataatatatttttttatcactgaCAAAGACTTAAGGTTTAATAGAACAACAAAAGATAAAGAACTAAAATGTCATGCTTTGGTTCAACAGATAGGTAAAGCCTACAGATGAACCAGACGATTAAAATGTCATGCTTTGGTTCAACAGATAGGTAAAGCCTACAGATGAACCAGACAATTCCTGACTGGGAAGACATGGGTGCATCAATGACTATCATCACATTAACTAATCTAAGAAATAGAATACAGGTAGAGCAAAACTGTTGGATATTAATTTTGCTCTACCTGGTTCAAATTCATTACACTTGCATCTTACTTTATGTAAATAGAATTCTTCTGGCTCTGACGCACGAGTGAAATGATGATTTTATTTACTTCTTTGAGGTTAAACTTCACGGGTTTTCATAATCAAAGATACTTGGGTAAagatcaaaattatctgcaaCCAACATTCTTAACATTGTCAAAAGAACGGAAGGAGGAGGTAGATGACTGTGAGGTTAGCCGCTAACAAGAATGAATAGATGATGCTCTGGAGAAAGGCAGTAAGGATTAAACTATTTCataaagatgaaaaattgggaaagtcAAGACTGGCTTCTCAAATAAATCTTACAAAAGCATTAGAGAAAGAACTGGGGTTCCTTTAGAGTGTGAGCCATAAAACACAATAACGTCGAAAACACTAAACAGGTCTCCACTGGGGTCGTTAACCTCAATGCAGTTTAAGAGTTGATATCAATCAGTGAAACTAAGTCATTAAAAGGCCAAATAGCTTGACCTAGGAGCAAAAGTGGGCTCTTGCTGCGATTGAAGCTAATTACACTCTTACACTCAAGCCTAATGACCCTAAAAGTTGGCAGACATTGAAGTTGATGGATTGTAAACAAAGTATCACATATCTAAACACGGCTGAGAGAGTGGCATGAATTTCAGGAAGTGCGGGatttaagtgaaaatttgatTACAATTAGC belongs to Bemisia tabaci chromosome 6, PGI_BMITA_v3 and includes:
- the simj gene encoding transcriptional repressor p66-beta isoform X1; translation: MEVDDDSVVDLSVSSTRRAPPIGGVDWPARNEAHSARRSLRPRTEVPSYAEAPDVVVVSDDEPRVNGYANGVDDSEGSDAEMPPLPPIKELTPAELKEREDRERFVRKLRDELRNEEMTLVLLKKLRQSQQMKENIAVAPTTNAQTPVLPPNIKLPASSSLQITATQPTPPPQARPSHQTSKTSTPVPPLIRGQPPMRNGQANIVPAAHLGSNRSSAPGMPPNMHVTPQNIQKANVRGPSQNVGMNFSNSSPGDRLKEQHHGPSPQQLAPTLENKMATVGPSLPHVQEQQERPRVEDTQTPAQRQAAAKLALRKQLEKTLLQIPPPKPPPPEMHFIPNPSNTEFIYLLGLEYIVDYITKSHEKTPPTPPEPFRCSQCSTSFTPVWKWEKSTVKGKDPKVICEQCVTTNVKKALKAEHTNRLKTAFVKALQQEQEIEQRLAQSSPQPPDPPPSVPAPAPTPTPKASTPNHNHNHNHNHSHNHSHNHNHNREHHPPPPPPPQRRNPTPPTPSPVPSPSPREHPLAKLAAETNKFNPHHAAAALHQQLLRGLPPHQAPLPAHMLPFSHLLYPYQLAMAQASGKGSIAALSPANLAELHRQAADLQRQYLLDLIPNPSSSRSHGQSHLNNWKT
- the simj gene encoding transcriptional repressor p66-beta isoform X2 gives rise to the protein MEVDDDSVVDLSVSSTRRAPPIGGVDWPARNEAHSARRSLRPRTEVPSYAEAPDVVVVSDDEPRVNGYANGVDDSEGSDAEMPPLPPIKELTPAELKEREDRERFVRKLRDELRNEEMTLVLLKKLRQSQQMKENIAVAPTTNAQTPVLPPNIKLPASSSLQITATQPTPPPQARPSHQTSKTSTPVPPLIRGQPPMRNGQANIVPAAHLGSNRSSAPGMPPNMHVTPQNIQKANVRGPSQNVGMNFSNSSPGDRLKEQHHGPSPQQERPRVEDTQTPAQRQAAAKLALRKQLEKTLLQIPPPKPPPPEMHFIPNPSNTEFIYLLGLEYIVDYITKSHEKTPPTPPEPFRCSQCSTSFTPVWKWEKSTVKGKDPKVICEQCVTTNVKKALKAEHTNRLKTAFVKALQQEQEIEQRLAQSSPQPPDPPPSVPAPAPTPTPKASTPNHNHNHNHNHSHNHSHNHNHNREHHPPPPPPPQRRNPTPPTPSPVPSPSPREHPLAKLAAETNKFNPHHAAAALHQQLLRGLPPHQAPLPAHMLPFSHLLYPYQLAMAQASGKGSIAALSPANLAELHRQAADLQRQYLLDLIPNPSSSRSHGQSHLNNWKT